The Drosophila simulans strain w501 chromosome 3R, Prin_Dsim_3.1, whole genome shotgun sequence genome contains the following window.
aaaaaataaaagaccCAACCGAAAGCAATTACAAAATCGCCCATACAGGGTCAACAATGAGCATTCATACGCGTTGAAATACGTTTATGAATCATATACTATGTATATTGGTAACTGCCGGTGGTATCCGCAACCGGTTAtcgaaaatgttaattttgggttttttattttcacacaACAAAGCGCTTTTCACTGCAGTCACGCAATGGATGACTTCGTCATCGCTCAGCTGCTGAAAGCAAAACTGGAGCTATGGCCATCACAAAGCTCAAGCTCCCAAAccgatccaatccgatccgatctgTGGGCGCTCCTTCATGCTCCGATGGATGCATGTGGGAATGGGTGGAATGGCTGATGTATGGATACATTATGTTCGGATTGCGAATTTCGAGTGCAGAGCTGCGGaaactttcactttttttttgtgtcgcCTCTGCGGAGATGTTGCAACTGTCGTCTGCAAATAGCTGACCACTCGATGGACTGGAAAAGCTTTTTGGTGAATCAGCCTAAAGCGATCTTTAACGACCTGAATTCGGTTCCATATTTACTAAAAAGATTCAATCAGATCCTCATCTAAACTAAgtctataaaatatttcgcGATTGTTTACAACAATTCAGAAGTACATACGTTTACGTAACTAGAAAACCCTAACGACTTGCAGTTGGGCAAACTAAGTGAATATTAAGTACGTAATTAGCTGAGACTTGCAGTTCTAATTTAACTACTTCCATAATTAGTGGTAATTTTGGACAGAAATCACTTTGGGGAATTTTGTCAATCTTTCTGGGAGATTCATAAATTTTTCTGGCCTGAGTGCGCTTTAAATGCTTGGTTGTCTAATAAATTAGAGGGGAAATTATACCAGGATTCAATGCCGGTCACGTATTCCCCACAAATCACacactcaaaaaataaaatggtgTACAAGGTCACATATTAAGGGGTCTTGTGCCTTTCGGTTACTCATTTCAATCACATGTGTTTGCACCCGTTGAAATAATTGATACTTTAACTAAAATCATGTTTCAATTCTTAGCAGATTTCCACAACATGCACATCCTCAGCATATCTCTGATGGCGGTCCTGCCGGCCATTGCCTTAGCCGGTCTCTGTGGGGTTGAGCCCGATGCCAGTTTGTTGGATCAGCGGCTGAACCTTTACAAGGGCCAACAGAACTTCGCCGTTTCCATGCTGAACGTGATCCGGCAGAGCACTCCCAATGAGAACGTCTTCTTCTCGCCGTACAGCACGTACCACGCCCTGCTTCTCGCCTATTTCGGATCCTCTGGCGACACGGAGAAGGAGTTGGCCAAGGTGCTGCATCTGGATTGGGCCGATTCAAAGGAGGTGGTCCGCAGTGCTTACATTCTGGAGAAGATGAGCCGCAAGGAGCGGCAGGCCAAAATGCCTCTCGAGTTCTCCTCAGCCGATCGCATATTCTTCGCCAATGATCTGCATGTAACCGAATGCGCACGGAATCGTCTGGCCGAGGAAGTCCAGCAGATCGACTTCAAGAACCAGCCAGAGGAGTCACGCAAGCAAATCAACAATTGGATTGCCCAACAGACGCACGATCAAATCCGCAATATGCTCAGTGCCGATGAAATCACTCCGCGAACTCGTTTGGTCCTGGCCAACGCCGCCTATCTGAAGGGTCAGTGGCTCAGTCAGTTCAAGACGGAGAAGACGGTGCCGATGCCCTTCTACACGTCCCCGTCCAACTTCTCGCTGGTTTCCATGATGCAACAGAAGGGTACCTTCCTGCTAAATGTCGACGAACAGCTCCGCGCCCACGTGCTTCAGCTGCCCTATCGCACCGTCTTCGAGTCGCAGGAGAAGGAGGACAGCTCGCCGGATGAGAACTCGGACATCTCCATGGTGCTCATCTTGCCGCCAT
Protein-coding sequences here:
- the LOC6728020 gene encoding serine protease inhibitor 88Ea — protein: MHILSISLMAVLPAIALAGLCGVEPDASLLDQRLNLYKGQQNFAVSMLNVIRQSTPNENVFFSPYSTYHALLLAYFGSSGDTEKELAKVLHLDWADSKEVVRSAYILEKMSRKERQAKMPLEFSSADRIFFANDLHVTECARNRLAEEVQQIDFKNQPEESRKQINNWIAQQTHDQIRNMLSADEITPRTRLVLANAAYLKGQWLSQFKTEKTVPMPFYTSPSNFSLVSMMQQKGTFLLNVDEQLRAHVLQLPYRTVFESQEKEDSSPDENSDISMVLILPPFNSNSLEDVLSRLNADSLDDSLKQAMPREIEVSLPKFEFEQRLELNPILAKMGVSKMFDESVATFDDLTSETISIGDSKHVAKIKVDEEGSTAAAATVLFTYRSARPVEPAKFECNHPFVFVIYDRTSGSILFTGIYRDPKTIKQ